CATGATGTAGGTGATGCCCTTGGCATCGGCGGGCAGGGCGAAGGAAACTGCGTAGTCGCCGTCCGCCTCGCGCATGGTCAGCGTCGGCATGACGATGATTTCGTGAGAATTGACCGCGCCGGTCTGGTGGGCTTTGGCACCGCGGACCACGATGCCCTCGGCAGTCTTCTCCACCACGCGCAGGAACATGTCGGGATCGGGCTGCTTGTGGGGCGGCAGCGAACGGTCCCCCTTAGGATCGGTCATGGCGCCATCGCAGACCAGATCGCCGCGTTGAACCACTTCCAGATAAGCCAGAAAACGGGGGTTGTATTCGGTACCCAGGGCCTGGTCCATGTCATAGGTAACGATGGAAAGTGCATTGAGCGCATCCATGCCTACGCAGCGCTGGAAGCAACAGCCGGTCTTGCGACCCAGAAGACGCCCCATCTTGCTTTTCTTGACCAGATCCTCCCGGCACTGATGAATGTGGGTGAAGCGGTTGATGCGCTCGCCGGTCAAATGGGAGGTGGCCGTCATCAAGTCCTGGTATTCCGGTTTATGGGCCAGTTCGTACGTCATGGCCACAGCATTCATGGAAGGCCGGATGATTGGGTTGTCGACCACATTGTCGATCCGTTCGCCGAACATGTAGACGACCAGATCGAGCTTTCTCAGGCTCTCTTCGTACTGTGTAGCCGTCATCATTGCCATTGTTCCGTCTCCTTCGTTTTGAGGCCTTCACTCACGTTTTCGATGAGGTCAAGTCCTTGCTGTTTTATCTGAAGTGGATTTACTTTCAGACGCTGCTCCCGCTTCATAAGTGTAAAACCCGATCCCGGTTTTTCTGCCCAGGTGACCCGCGTGAACAAGCTTTTTCAACAACGTGCATGGCCGGTACTTTGGATCGCCGAATTGTACGAATAGACTCTCCTGGACCATCAACAGCGTGTCCAGGCCGATAACATCCCCAAGCGCCAGGGGGCCGATGGGGTGGCTGGCCCCCAGCATCATTGCCCGGTCAATATCCTTTGCAGAGGCAAGCCCTTCGTGCAAGATAAAAATTGCCTCATTGATCATGGGAATGAGGATTCGGTTGAATACAAATCCCGGTGCATCCTCCACCGTGATCGGGATTTTGACCATTTTTTCAGCCAGGGCAGCAATCGCCTGGTGTGTTTCAGCGGAAGTCATCCGGCCTTTGACGATTTCGACCAATTGCATCAATGGAACCGGATAAAAAAAATGCATCCCGATGACTTTCTGTGGACGCTTGGTGGCAGAGGCGATTTCCGTAATCGAAAGGCTGGAAGTATTGGATGCCAGAATTGTGTGTGTTGCGCACAATTCATCTAATTCGGCATACAGGCGTTTTTTCATCTCAATGTTTTCCGGAATGGTCTCGATGATCACATCCGCACCCGCAACAGCCCCAGGCAGTTCCGTGAAGGACCGGATTCGTGTCAGGCAGCTTTCGGCTTTTTCTCGAGTCATTGCAGTCTTGCCGATGGCCCGGTCGAAGTTGCGGCCGATCTTGTTCAGCCCGCGCTCAATACATCGTTCTTCGAGATCCATCAATGCAACGCTAAAACCCGCTTTCGCAGATGTCTGGGCAATTCCCGCCCCCATTTGCCCGGCACCCAGCACGCATATATTCTTGATTATCATCGTGTCTCCAGCTACGGACCGATTTTTAGCATCCTTAACGCTACCGCCTGCGAACATGGGTACAAATTTCTATGCATCAACTCCATTCAAAAGCGGTCCATACCATTGCTATTTGAATCGTGGGGGACGTTTTTCGAGAAACGCGGATACACCCCTCCTTGGCATCACTGCTTCTGAAACCTTCCTGGAAGCCTTGCTGCTCGATGGCCACCCCTTTTGATGTTTGGTGAAGCGTGTATTAGAAGCGATTACTCATCGTAACGATAGAAACCGACACCGCTTTTACGACCCCACTCTTTCTTAACAAACTTTTCAACGAGCAAAGGAGACGGCATATCCAGTTTATCGCCGGTGTCTTTGTAGCGCTCCATGCATACGTGATACTGAAGATCCACCCCCACGAGATCCAATAGCTTGAAGGGCCCCATGGGATGCCCCAGAGCATTTACAACGGCAGTGTCTATGTCATGACAATCCGCAACGCCGATATCATGAAGATAAAGCGCTTCGTTTAAGATTGCCGTGAGAATCCGGTTCACCACAAATCCATAAATTTCCTTTTTAAGGATGATGGGGGTTTTGTTTAGTTTGCCGGCAAAGGCAAAAACACGCTCGACCGTTTCTTCCGATGTATGCGGCCCCTGCACCACCTCAACCAAACGCATGACCAGCGCAGGATTAAAGAAATGCAGATTACAGACTTTATCCGGCCGGCCGGTCGCGGGTGCAATTTTTGAACTGACAATATACGAGCTGTTGGTTGCCAGGATGCAGTGCTCTGGACAAATCTTGTCCAATGCGGCGAACAATTGTTTTTTCAAAGCCAAATTTTCGATGATGGCTTCGATGACGATATCAGCACTGGATGCCGCGATTTCGATTTCCGGCGTGAATGAGATTCTGTCCCGAGCGGACTTTGCTGTATTCGCATCCATTTTCCCCTTCGAGACCCTGCCTTCCAGATATGAATCGGCAAACTTTTCTGCTTGGGAAAGGGTCTGCCTGTCGACATCGGTACACTTCACCGTGTATCCGGCCAAAGCGCAGCAAAGGCCGATTTGATGTCCCATGTTTCCAGCACCGACAACACAAACCTCCTGAATATCGGGGAGTGACATTCGTTTTCCTTTCAATGATGAATTCGGAAGTTTCTTCCCGCCCTCGATTCATCCGGTACAACCGATCGGGCGGGAGGCCACCTATCGCTCGATGATGGTAGTCATGCCCATTCCTCCGCCTGAACAGAGGCTTGCCAGCCCATAGCGCAAGTTGCGTCTATCCATTTCATAAAGCAGGGAGATAATGATTCTTACACCGGTGGCACCAACGGGATGCCCAAGTCCTATACCGCTGCCGTTCACATTGGTCTTCGACCGGTCCAGTTCAAGCTCCTTCTCCACGGCAAGATACTGTGCGGCAAAAGCTTCATTGATTTCGAAAAGATCGATTTCATCAAGAGACATCCCCGCCTTGGATAATGCTTTGTGCGTAGCTGGAACTGGCCCGATTCCCATAATTTCGGGAGGAACACCGGCCACCCCATAGGCTACATATCGCGCCAGCGGTGTCAGGTTCAGAGATTTAAGCTTCTTCTCAGACACCAGCAGCAGGCCGGCACTGCCATCGTTAATGCCGGACGAATTTGCGGCAGTGACCGTCCCGTCTTTCTTGAATATCGGCTTGAGTCTGGCCAGTCGCTCCATGGTTGTATCGCCCCTCGGCTGTTCGTCGTTCTCCACCAGCTTGTCACCCGCCTGCAGGGGAATAATTTCATCCCTGAAGCGGCCTCCTTCGATGGCCTTAGCTGCTCTCGTATTGCTCAGCATGGCAATTTCATCCTGCGACTCTCGGCTAATGTCGTATTGCTCAGCCAGGTTCTCGGCCGTTATCCCCATGCTCGGTCCGACACCCAGCTGGGTCAGGCCGTCCCACAGGGCATCACGGCATTCGACATGTTGCATCCGCGCGCCCCACCTCATGGAGTCGATGGTATATGGCACGTTGCTCATGGATTCGGTGCCTCCGACCAGAATAACGTCCGCATCTCCGGACCTGATGGCCTGAACGCCGGAAACGAGTGCGGACATGGATGAGGTGCACGTCCGATTAACCGTAGTGGCCGGGATCTCCACTGGAAATCCCGCCTTTACGGATGCGACACGGGCAAGATTTTGCTCATCCTTGGTTCTTTGCATGCAGGAACCCCAAATAATGTCGTCGATTTCAGCCGGGTTGAAATGAATCCGCTCAATTACGGCCTGCATGACGGGGACCGTCAAATCAACTGCGCTGAAGGATTTAAGCGCGCCACCATATTTTCCGATCGGGGTGCGGGCGGCGGAAACAATAAACACATCGGTCATGTCGGTCTAACCTCCTTTAGCAGGCTCTGACGGACCCGTTGAAAGCGTTTACATAAACAAC
This window of the uncultured Desulfosarcina sp. genome carries:
- a CDS encoding 3-hydroxyacyl-CoA dehydrogenase family protein; protein product: MSLPDIQEVCVVGAGNMGHQIGLCCALAGYTVKCTDVDRQTLSQAEKFADSYLEGRVSKGKMDANTAKSARDRISFTPEIEIAASSADIVIEAIIENLALKKQLFAALDKICPEHCILATNSSYIVSSKIAPATGRPDKVCNLHFFNPALVMRLVEVVQGPHTSEETVERVFAFAGKLNKTPIILKKEIYGFVVNRILTAILNEALYLHDIGVADCHDIDTAVVNALGHPMGPFKLLDLVGVDLQYHVCMERYKDTGDKLDMPSPLLVEKFVKKEWGRKSGVGFYRYDE
- a CDS encoding 3-hydroxyacyl-CoA dehydrogenase NAD-binding domain-containing protein — its product is MIIKNICVLGAGQMGAGIAQTSAKAGFSVALMDLEERCIERGLNKIGRNFDRAIGKTAMTREKAESCLTRIRSFTELPGAVAGADVIIETIPENIEMKKRLYAELDELCATHTILASNTSSLSITEIASATKRPQKVIGMHFFYPVPLMQLVEIVKGRMTSAETHQAIAALAEKMVKIPITVEDAPGFVFNRILIPMINEAIFILHEGLASAKDIDRAMMLGASHPIGPLALGDVIGLDTLLMVQESLFVQFGDPKYRPCTLLKKLVHAGHLGRKTGIGFYTYEAGAASESKSTSDKTART
- a CDS encoding thiolase family protein, giving the protein MTDVFIVSAARTPIGKYGGALKSFSAVDLTVPVMQAVIERIHFNPAEIDDIIWGSCMQRTKDEQNLARVASVKAGFPVEIPATTVNRTCTSSMSALVSGVQAIRSGDADVILVGGTESMSNVPYTIDSMRWGARMQHVECRDALWDGLTQLGVGPSMGITAENLAEQYDISRESQDEIAMLSNTRAAKAIEGGRFRDEIIPLQAGDKLVENDEQPRGDTTMERLARLKPIFKKDGTVTAANSSGINDGSAGLLLVSEKKLKSLNLTPLARYVAYGVAGVPPEIMGIGPVPATHKALSKAGMSLDEIDLFEINEAFAAQYLAVEKELELDRSKTNVNGSGIGLGHPVGATGVRIIISLLYEMDRRNLRYGLASLCSGGGMGMTTIIER